The DNA sequence CGGCGGAGATGGTGCCGCCCATGGACTCGACGATGCCGTGGCAGATGGAGAGCCCCAGCCCCGTGCCCTCCCCCACCGCCTTGGTGGTGAAGAACGGATCGAACACGCGCGAGAGCACCTCGGGCGTCATCCCCACACCCGTGTCCCGCACCTCCACCATCACCTGTCCGGAGGCTCCCGTACGCAAGCGCACGGCGATCTCGTGCCGCTCGGCCGGCTCGCCCTCCGGGATGGCCTGCGCCGCGTTGAGCAGCAGGTTGAGGAACACCTGGCACAGCCGCGACTCGTTGGCCTCGGCGTGGGGTACCGCGTCGAACTCCAACACCAGCCGCGCGCGGTGGCGCAGCATGTTGTCGGCCATCTTGCAGGCCAGCTCCACCGTGCGGCGCACGTCCACGGGGCTCAGCCGCGCATCCACCTCGCCGCGCGCGAACGTCTTCAGGTCCTTGACGATGCCGGCGATGCGCTCGGCGCCCTCGGTGGTCTCCAGCACGAGCTGCTGCAGCGGCTCGGTGGAGCCGTGCGGCAAGAAGAGCTTCATCTGCTCCAACCCGCCGCGGATGAGGTGCAGGTTGACGAGCATGTAGGCCAGCGGGTTGTTGATCTCATGGGCCACCCCCGCGCCCAGCGTGCCAAGCGAGGCCAGCCGGTCGGCCATCACCAGGCGTGCCTGCAGCGTCTTCCGCTCGGTGATGTCGCGGAGGACCACGACGCAGGCGATGGTGCGCCCTTCGGCGTCCCGCAGCGGCACCCCCACGCACTCACAGAAGCACGGCGCGCCGTCCCGCCGGCGGAATTCGATCTCTCCGGTCCACCGGCCGCCCTGCTCCAGCGCGCCCAGGATGGAGGCTGTGAGCGCGTCCGTCTCTCCCGGGTGCAGCATCGCGAAGAGCGTCTGTCCCACCGCCTCCGCCTTGCCTCGGCCGAACATCCGCTCCGCGCTCGGGTTCCAGTCGAGGACGCGACCGGACAGGTCGGTAATCACCACGCCGTCATAGAAGCTCTCGAAGAGCAGGGCCTGGCGGCGCAGCTCCTGCTCGGCCTGCTTGCGCGCGGTGATGTCCATCACCGTGCCGGTGATGCGCGCGGGCACCCCGGCCGCGTCGCTCAGCACATCTCCCTTGCAGGACAGCCACCGACAGCCGCTACCAGGCGGCTCGATGCGGTACTCCAGCTCGACCTGCGTGCGGTGCTCCAGCGCGCCCGCCAGCGCCTCGCGCACGCGCGTAAGGTCCGCCGGATGGATGACCTCCTTGAGGTCCATGGCGCGGCCGGAGAGCTTGCCCACCGGCAGGCCCAGGAGCCGATCCACGTGCTCGGACCACGTCACCACGCCGCTGGCGGCGTTCCAGTCCCAGATGCCCACACGGGCGGCCGACAGCGCCTGGCGCAGCTGTTCCTCGCGCGGCTCAAGCTGCTCGCGGGTGGAGAAGCGGAAGATGGTGCCGGTGCCAATCTGCAGCCGGTCTCCCTCGCGCAGCTCCGCGGAGGAGATGGACACCCCGTTGAGGTAGGTGCCGTTGGTGGAGCCCAGGTCGGTGACGTGGCAGGCCCCGTCGGGCGTGCGGATGACGCGGGCATGCCGGCGCGACACGCCGTGGTCGTCGATGCGGATGTCCACCTCGGAGCCACGACCCAGCACGTGCTCTCCGGGCTGCAGCCGGAAGGTCCTGCCGATGGAGGCAGGCATCGCGGTGCTGATGAGGATCAGACAAGCCCCCGCCGTGGCGGACGGTGGCGCAAGTGGCAGTCCCGCACAGGTTGTCAGGTCGTCGAGCTTCGTCATGGTGGTCAATCCCCCCCCCTACTACAGAGGGAAATCCCACCAGCCCGGAGCCGCCGCGTCCAACGGCCAACCCCTCTCCTCTCTCGCGAGCATCCACCAACGGACACGCCGAGTGCCCGGAAGGGCCACCGGATGCTGGATCTCGGACACTCCCGCTCCCAGGGCTCTCACACACTGGGCGTGGATTGTTTCGTGGCCGCTAGGGCGGTTAACTAGTCCTAGAGCGTATGGGGGACTCCGAAAACACTTACCGTATTCCCGGGGGAAGCTCTCAGGTCCCCTGGAAGACCGAGTCTGGCGCCACCGAGAGCGCCGAGGGCTCGACTCCCACGCTCGCGGGCGAGTACCTGATCAAACGGCTGATCGCCTCGGGCGGCCACGGCAGCGTGTACGAAGCCGAGCACCGCATCCTCGGCCGGCGCGCGGCGGTGAAGGTGCTGCACGCGCACCTGGCCGACCAGGGCGAGATGCTGCAGCGCTTCGTGCGCGAGGCACGCATCGTCAACCAGATCCGCCACCCGAACGTGGTGGACATCTATGACTTCGGGATGCTGGCGGACGGCAGCCCGTACTACGTGATGGAGCTGCTGGAGGGCCGCACGCTGAGCCAGCTGGTGCAGGAGCGCGGGCGGATGAGCGCCGAGCGGGCGCTGGCCTACCTGGAGCCGGTGTGCGGGGCGCTGGACGCGGCGCACCGCGCGGGCATCGTCCACCGGGACTTGAAGGCCAGCAACGTGATGGTGGTGGAGGACGGGGAGAAGCCGCGGCTGAAGCTGTTGGACTTCGGCATCGCGAAGATCATCCAGCCGGACCCGGAGCAGGCGGGGCTGACGCTGGCGGGGCAGCGGCTGGGCACCGCGTACGCCATGGCGCCCGAGCAGCTGCGCGGCGGCCCCATCCACCCGGCCACGGACGTGTACGCGCTGGGGGTGTTGCTGTTCCAGCTGCTCACCGGGCGCTACCCGTTCCACACCAAGGACCGGATGGAGCTGGAGCGGATGCACATGGAGGCGCCGCCGCCACGGCCCAGCGCCTCGGCGCCCGTCTCGCTCGCGGTGGACGCGGTGGTGCTGCGCTGCATGGAGAAGGAGGCCGAGCGGCGCTTCCCCAACACCCCGGCCTTCCTCGCGGCGCTGCGCGAGGCGGTCGCGGCGCCGAGCACGGTGCAGCCCGCGGGCCGCACGTGCCAGGCGCTGGCGCTGCACGCCGAGGTGGTGGTGGCCGAGGGCCCCCAGGACGACGAGCTGGTACACGCCGCGTTGGCCGAGGTGCTGGACTGTCTGGAGCAGGAGCTTCGCACCACGGGCTTCGTGCTGGCGTTGCAGGCGGGCACGGCGCTGCTGGGCGTCCGGCTGCTGGAGGGCGACGGGCCGCTGCCGCCCGAGCAGGCCCGGCACCTGTACGAGGACTTGAAGGAGCTGCGTCGCGACACCGAGTCGCTGGCCAAGGAGGTGGGCGCGCATGTCCACCTCTGCCTGCACGTGGGGCCCGTGGAAGTGCGCGGCGAGGGACAGGACTTCGAGGTGCTGGGGGGAGCGGTGACGGACCTGGGCAGCTGGGTGCTGCGCGCGCCTGGCGGCTTCCACCTCACCGCGAGCGCCGCGCGCCTCCTGGGGCTCGCGGGGCCAGGGTGAACCTCGTCGCCGGTTTGCTACCGCGCGCCCAGGAGACTCAGGCGCGCATCAGCCGGAACACGTCCACGTCCACGCCGTCCGAGAAGTGCGCCAGGGGCGTGGACGCCGGCCGCTGAATCCCCGCCGCCTCCAGCAACGTCTCGTCCAGCCCCTCCACCTCCGCGCCTCGCACCTGGTACGGCGGGTGGTGGACCTGGCCCCGCCACAGCGCCCCACCGTGCGCCGTGTAGAGGAAATAGCGCTCCACCAGGAAGTGCTGCAGCGTCCCGGGCGTCGAGGCCGTCGCCTCTCCCTTCGGCAGGCAGCGCACCGCGCACCGCGCGGGCACCGGCGCGGGCCACAGCCGCTCGGAGCGGTAGGAGATCCACTCGCCCTCGCGATCCAACTGCATCCTCGCGAAGTGGTACGGCAGCTTGAACCACGCCCGCGCCAGGCGCACGGCGATCGAGTTCGCCGCCTCCAGGCTGAAGAACCACACCCCCGGGTCCTTCCCCTCGCGATGCACGTACGTGCGCACATTCGTCTCGTGGAAGTTGGACAGCGGCGGGAACGGCGGCAGCCCCGCCGGCCGCACCCCTCGCATGGTGAACGGCACCAGTCCCACGAAGGCCCGGCCCTCGTACGTGTCCAGCGTCAGCCCCGGCGGCAGCAGCCGAGCCAGCGCCTCCGCCGGCACCTCCCAATGCAGGAACAACAGCGTCCGCCAGCGCTGGTACATCACCGTCCGCCCCGCGGGGCGGCGTGTGGGCGAGATGCGATCGAGGGTGTCGGACTCGGACATGGACGCTCCGGCACCCACCCTAGCTCAAGGGTGGAAGACCTGCGTATCCTCATGCCTCCCTGGCAATGAACCGCTCTTTGATCACCGTGATGGGTGGCACCCTCCTGCTCCTCCTGGTCAGCCTGAGCGGGCTGATGTGGATGGGCCGACGCGCGGGGGCGCTCGGGGATCGGCTGGTGCGGGAAGCCAACGCGCGAGAGCAGCTCACCTGGGCTCGGCCCTCCCACGTCGTCCCGCCTCTCGCGGGCTCCTTCACCGAAGCGCTGGATGCGCTGATGCCCGAGGTGCTGCGCTTCCAGGTGCCTTCGGAGACCCTCTTCGGGAACGATTGCAACAAGGTGGCCAGGGGCCTGGCACCCTTCGAGGCGCTGCCCCCCAGTTGCCTCCAGGTGCTCGACAACGCCAAGGACCTCCTTCCCCGGGTGCTGACCGCGACCCGCCACGAACAGGGCGGACTGCCCCAGGGGCTGCGCAGCTCCAGCGATCCCCAGCACCCCTACCAGGCCAAGGGAAAGGCCGCGCTGCGGATGCTGATCCGGCTGTCCTCGCTGGAGACCCTGCGGAAGCTCTCCCTGGGGCAGGCGGACTCGGCGGTGGACACCTGCTTGGATGGCCTGGCCCTGAGTCGGGAGTTCGCGCTCGGCGGCGGTCTCACGGGAAGCCTCATCTCCGCCCACGGGTATGGGTACCTCTACCCCGCCTGCGCACAGGCACTCGATGCGGCGCGGCCGGAGCGCAAGCGCCAGGCCCTGGAGCAGCTCGCCCGGCTGCGCGAGGGCTTTCCGCCCCTGTCCCTCGTGGTCCAGGACGAGGCCATCCACACCCAGCTCGTCCACTACGGCATCATGCTCTCCGAGGAACAGCGGCGCGAGCTGCTGCCCCAGGCCGACGCCATCGTGCGCAACGGGTACGGGCTTGGCGTCCTCCCGGGTCCCGGAGCACTGGCGCGTCGCCACTGGCGCGCGAGCGTGGAGACCTTCGATGCGATGGTGGCCAGCGTGGCGCTGCCCGCCGACGAGCGCCGCAAGGCCCTGGCCCGCCTCGATGAAGGGCTGGAGCAACGCTGGTTCAAGGTGCCCCCGGAGGAGGCCTGGAGCCTCCGGGAGATGACCGACCGCTTGGATCGCCAGCTGCTCCGGGTGGAAGCGCTGCGGACCGTGGTGGAGGTGGACTTGGCGCGCGTCGAGAAGGGCACATGGCCCCCCGCGCTTCCGCCCGCCTCCGCACAGTTCCTCGCCCTGGAAGTCCTCCAGCCCACGGAAGCCCACCTGAAGCATCTCGACCTCACGTGGGAAGAGTACGCTCTGGTCATCACCGCCGACACGCCGCCGTAGCCCATGGACGCGTCCACCCCGCCCAGCCCCTCCGCTGCCCTGAACCCCACCGTGCTCTGGGTGGCGGCCGGCTCGGCCGTGCTCTTCATCTTCTGCGCCTTCAGCGCCTTCTTGTTGATGACGCAGACCGAGCCGCTCTCGGAGCGACTGGCGCGCGAGGCCCAGGCCATCGAGGGCATTGCCTGGCCACGCCCCTCCCATGTCACCCCCGCGCCACCGGGGACGTTCGCCCAGGCCCTCACCCCGCTGCTGCCCGCGCTCAACGCGCTGCCCGAGCTGGCGCCGTCCCTGCGAGCCAGTCCCCACCTCGACGCGGAGTCCGAGGGCGAGTCCGAGGCCTACTCGGATGCCTATGACGCGCTCGAGGAGCAGTGCCAGGCCGTGTCCCGGGGCGAGGCCCCGCTGTCCGCCGCGCCGGGGGCCTGCCTGGAGGTGCTCCACAAGAGCCGGGAGCTGCTCCACCGGGTGCTGGTCGCCACGCGCGTCGAGGTGGGGGGCCTTCCAGCGAGCATGGGCGGCCTGGCCCGCCCCGCCGACCTGCTGGACCCGACGCGGATGAACTCCCTCAAGCGCGTGGTGGAGCTGGCCGCGCTG is a window from the Hyalangium ruber genome containing:
- a CDS encoding PAS domain S-box protein, translated to MTKLDDLTTCAGLPLAPPSATAGACLILISTAMPASIGRTFRLQPGEHVLGRGSEVDIRIDDHGVSRRHARVIRTPDGACHVTDLGSTNGTYLNGVSISSAELREGDRLQIGTGTIFRFSTREQLEPREEQLRQALSAARVGIWDWNAASGVVTWSEHVDRLLGLPVGKLSGRAMDLKEVIHPADLTRVREALAGALEHRTQVELEYRIEPPGSGCRWLSCKGDVLSDAAGVPARITGTVMDITARKQAEQELRRQALLFESFYDGVVITDLSGRVLDWNPSAERMFGRGKAEAVGQTLFAMLHPGETDALTASILGALEQGGRWTGEIEFRRRDGAPCFCECVGVPLRDAEGRTIACVVVLRDITERKTLQARLVMADRLASLGTLGAGVAHEINNPLAYMLVNLHLIRGGLEQMKLFLPHGSTEPLQQLVLETTEGAERIAGIVKDLKTFARGEVDARLSPVDVRRTVELACKMADNMLRHRARLVLEFDAVPHAEANESRLCQVFLNLLLNAAQAIPEGEPAERHEIAVRLRTGASGQVMVEVRDTGVGMTPEVLSRVFDPFFTTKAVGEGTGLGLSICHGIVESMGGTISAESVPGQGSTFRVALRAAPLETELPVRFVPRLVEPVREAPRARVLVVDDEPNVTLALQRALGSEHEVSTAHNAREALQMVSAGSRYDVILCDVMMPGMTGMDLYNELGRAAPDAAGRVVFMTGGAFTPRAESFLQEVPNPKIGKPLNLEELRMLLSRRVVEARR
- a CDS encoding serine/threonine-protein kinase, with the translated sequence MGDSENTYRIPGGSSQVPWKTESGATESAEGSTPTLAGEYLIKRLIASGGHGSVYEAEHRILGRRAAVKVLHAHLADQGEMLQRFVREARIVNQIRHPNVVDIYDFGMLADGSPYYVMELLEGRTLSQLVQERGRMSAERALAYLEPVCGALDAAHRAGIVHRDLKASNVMVVEDGEKPRLKLLDFGIAKIIQPDPEQAGLTLAGQRLGTAYAMAPEQLRGGPIHPATDVYALGVLLFQLLTGRYPFHTKDRMELERMHMEAPPPRPSASAPVSLAVDAVVLRCMEKEAERRFPNTPAFLAALREAVAAPSTVQPAGRTCQALALHAEVVVAEGPQDDELVHAALAEVLDCLEQELRTTGFVLALQAGTALLGVRLLEGDGPLPPEQARHLYEDLKELRRDTESLAKEVGAHVHLCLHVGPVEVRGEGQDFEVLGGAVTDLGSWVLRAPGGFHLTASAARLLGLAGPG
- a CDS encoding YqjF family protein, whose amino-acid sequence is MSESDTLDRISPTRRPAGRTVMYQRWRTLLFLHWEVPAEALARLLPPGLTLDTYEGRAFVGLVPFTMRGVRPAGLPPFPPLSNFHETNVRTYVHREGKDPGVWFFSLEAANSIAVRLARAWFKLPYHFARMQLDREGEWISYRSERLWPAPVPARCAVRCLPKGEATASTPGTLQHFLVERYFLYTAHGGALWRGQVHHPPYQVRGAEVEGLDETLLEAAGIQRPASTPLAHFSDGVDVDVFRLMRA